The nucleotide window CAGGGAACATGGATTTCAACACGTCTATAGAACTAACATCCTTTCTTAAAGTCCCGACCACTTTGCTGACTATGTGCTGAACGTGACTATACTTTTCCACATAGGCAAATTCCGGAACCTTAACCGTACCTGGTACGCAGACCTTACCCATATCATTTCTAGCTAGATCCACAAGCATAAGATGTTCGGCCATCTCCTTCTCGGATGAGAGAAGTTCCTGCTCAAGTTCAAAGTCTTCCTCCTTAGTCTTCCCTCTAGGTCTAGTTCCTGCTATCGGAAAAGTTTCAGCTATTCCCTTCTGCGTGGAAAAGAGGAGCTCAGGGCTAGAGCCTATCAATTTTCTTTGCCCAAACTTCATGTAAAACATGTAGGGTGAAGGGTTTATCTTTCTAAGAGCTCTGTAGAACCTCATGGGATCGCCCTCAATTGAATACCTGTAAAACCGTGATAACACCACCTGGAAAGCGTAACCTGCTCTAATCTGCTCTAATATTGAATTTACACCGGATTCAAATTCGGGCTTTGACATGGACTCGTCGTAAGGCGAGACTTTGAAATGGTCATCGTTAACGCAATTACTAACTTCCGGCATGTCACCTTCAACAAAAACCTTACCTAAGTTATGATCATAGACTAAGACGTTCTCAGGGATGAAGAACTCAGCATCAGGCCAGTCCTCTGCCACCGGTTTTATGTCTTTGACCCTCTCCCATCTCCTCACTGCGTCGTACGATATGTATCCCAATAGGCCTCCCGTAAACCTTAGCTCTCCCTCTTCAGTTCCTTTCAAAGATTGATTAATTGAGTCCTCCAAATCGTCTTCCCTAGATATGACTAGCTTCCTTTTAACTCCCCAGGCAATTACGCTATATCTAGCGTTGTTTTGTGAACCTTCTACACTTTCCATTAGAGCTGCGATTTCCTGATCTTTTTCAACGCATTGAAAAACCTCATAGGGCTGGGCAAAAGCGGTTATAGGAAAGGTCTTCATTTAGCCACCTCCAAAAGTTTCTTCACGAGCTCTAGGTTCTTCTTCCCAGGATAGGATTCTACACCCCTCGAAACGTCAATCCAGCCCGGCTCCAAGGCCACGAATGAGGAAACGTTACTTAAGGTTATTCCCCCACCTACCCCAAGACCTGGGTAGTCCCTTAACACCTTAGAGATTAGTTCCATGTTTGGTCTATCCTCTTTCCTCTCCAGATCCAGGAGAACCATTTCCGTAAAATCTATCGCCTTTTTCAGATATGGAAGATATTTCTCCGAAATTGGAACAAATAGTATTACCTTCTTTTGGAAGGAAGTTATCATCTCAAGCTCCTCTTGGTTGAGTACCCTATGAACTTGAAGAATGTCGGCATTGGCTGATCTAACAAGCATCTCCTCTAGGTTAGATTTGACGTTAACAGATACAATTGGAGACGGAACCTGATTCTTTACAATTTTCAAAAATTCTGGTTTAACAAATCTAGGACTGATCGGATCGGTTAAGAATCCCAACATGTCCGCCCCTAGAGCGGATATGGTTACAGCGTCGGAAAGGATGGATATACCGCATATCTTTACCTTAACCATATGAGATCTCCTTTATTTTCATGAATTTAGACAGATCACCATTATTTTTCACTATACTTTCTATTTTTTCAGGTAATTTCAAGATTAACTCCTCTGAAAACTCGTACCCTTCCTTGAAATCTGTTACTACATCCGCCGCATAAAGGGCAACAGCCACGTTTATCCTGATAAAATGATTTACATCCGGATCCTTCCCTCTGCATGCCCTCAAAACCCTCACGGCAGATTCTGTTGAATCTGACACTAGTAGCCTCGACGGAGGGACTTCCTTTTTGGAAATGTCTCTAAAATCTACATCCATCTCCTCCATTTTATCTCCCTTCACTTCCGTGATGTACGTCTTTCCTTGTGGACTGACCTCATCTAGTCCTGGCTCTCCGTGCAGTATTAAGAGCTTGGAGTAACCTAAACCTGCTGAGGTTTGGGCTATCTTCCTCATTATGGATAGGGAGTAAACTCCCATTACCTGCCTCTTGGAACCTGCTGGGTTAGCTAGAGGACCTAGGAGATTGAATATGGTCCTTATCCCCAGGAGCTTCCTAACTGGGGCTACATTTTTCATGGAAGGGTGATAAAGTTGAGCGAAAAGAAAAACGAAGTTGTCGCGTTTAATCAGTTGAGTAGCCCTTTCTGGGGGAACGGTTATGTTGTAACCCAACGTTTCTAGAAAATCCGCACTTCCGCTTTTACTACTGGCGGCCCTATTCCCATGTTTAGCAACCGGGAAGACGTTACTTATGGCTAAAGCAGCTGCTGTACTAACATTTATGGTTCCGAAACCATCCCCTCCAGTTCCAGCTGTATCCAAGGTATCTTTAAGATCAAGTTTTATGGCATGCTCTCTCATGGATTTCACAAATCCCTTTATCTCTTCAGCTGTCTCTCCCTTCATTTTGAGCGCAACAAGTATGGCTGCAACTAACGACTCTTGTATGGACCCTTCCATTATCATGTCAGCTAGCCCCCTGCTCTCCTCTTCAGTTAATGATATTCCTTCCGTGAGTTTCCTCAAGATCTCCCTAGCTTCCATCGAGAATCCCTCTGTAACTCTTAGCGAGGGAAATTGCAGACTCGACTCCATGCTTCTCGATTTCCTCTATGTATGCAGTCCCTATGGCAATCCCATCTGCGCCCGCAAGCAACGCCTTCTTCATATCGTTAACGTCGGACAACCCGAAACCCACAACTAGCTTATTGTTAACCAATGTTCTTACCCTTGTTATTAGGGAGTCCACGCTGACCGGTAACGGTACTCCTGTAGTTGGTCTCACCCCGTAGTAGAGGAACATATCGGAAATTCCAGAAACCTTATGAATTATTGGATCGGGCACGGAGGGAGAGGTAAAGATAATAGCGTTTAAGTTACTTTTCTTTATAATTTTAACATATTTTTCATAGTCATCTATGAAATCAATAAGTAAATCTGGAAATAATATGCCATCTATTCCAATTATCCTTAGCCTGTTCAAAGTCTCTTCCAAACTGGATAACCAGTCCTCCAGATAGGTTAGGATTACTATTGGAACGTTAACTGTTCTTCTGGTCTCTTCCAGAAGTCCCCAGAAATCCCGTAGCCAACTAGAAACTTGCTTGTAGCTCCTTCTTATCACAGGTCCGTCATATTTAGCGTATTTTGGTAGAAGACCTATTTCTAGGATATCTGAACCGGCGTCGACCAGACCTTTCACTAGTTTAAGGTATTCCTCCCTATTGGGATAGCCTAGAGTAGCGTAAGACACCAAAAGCCGTCTCAATTTAACCTATCCTCTTCATCATGGATTCGTAGTTTGGTAGGTCTAGGAGACCGTGACCACTTAAGTTGAACACTATCACTCTCTTTTCGTTCTTAGCCTTAGCCTCCCTAGCCTCGTCTATAACTGCCTTTATAGCGTGGGCTGACTCAGGAGCAGGCACTATACCTTGGGTTTGTAGGAACATCTGAGCCGCTTCGAAAATCTCCCTCTCGTTGTATTCCTTCCAGCTAACTATCCCCTCCTTAATGAGCATACTCAAAGAAGGTGCAGCGCCGTGATATCTCAAACCTCCTGAGTAAATAGGTGGAGGAACATAGTCTCTGCCCAAAGTTATCATCTTAACTAAAGGAAGTAGACCTGCGCTGTCTGGAAAGTCGTAGTTATATGCCCCTTGGCTAAATTTAGGTATTTCGTAGGATCCCACTGCAACGTACTTAGAACCTTTTCTAGAGCCAATGAAGGGAAAAGTAAATCCGCCGAAATTACTACCTCCGCCCACACAACCCACAAGAACGTCTGGTTCCTCATCAATGTCCTCTAACTGTCTCATGGTTTCCAGGCCTATTACACTTTGGTGCAATACCACGACGTCAAGGACGCTACCTACTAGGTATTTGTAACCGTTGGACATTGCATACTCTATAGCCTCGCTCATAGCGATACCTAAGGATCCAGGATGAGAGGGGTTCTGATTTATTACCTTCTTTCCGAATTCAGTGAGCGGCGTAGGACTTGAATGCACTTTGGCTCCATATAGTTGCATAATAGTCCTTCTTTGGGGTTTTTGTTCATAGCTTACCTTTACCATAAATATAGTGGAATTGAGGCCGTACATCCGTGCAGCTAACGCTACAGCAGTGCCCCACTGACCTGCTCCAGTTTCAGTCACCAAGTGATTTATTCCCTCCTTCATGGAAAAGAAGGCCTGAGGTATTGCTGTGTTTATCTTGTGGGAGCCAGTCGGTGTGGCTCCTTCGTATTTGTAGTATATCCTTGCAGGTGTGTTCAAGACCTCCTCTAGTCTTTTTGCC belongs to Metallosphaera tengchongensis and includes:
- a CDS encoding anthranilate synthase component I, whose amino-acid sequence is MKTFPITAFAQPYEVFQCVEKDQEIAALMESVEGSQNNARYSVIAWGVKRKLVISREDDLEDSINQSLKGTEEGELRFTGGLLGYISYDAVRRWERVKDIKPVAEDWPDAEFFIPENVLVYDHNLGKVFVEGDMPEVSNCVNDDHFKVSPYDESMSKPEFESGVNSILEQIRAGYAFQVVLSRFYRYSIEGDPMRFYRALRKINPSPYMFYMKFGQRKLIGSSPELLFSTQKGIAETFPIAGTRPRGKTKEEDFELEQELLSSEKEMAEHLMLVDLARNDMGKVCVPGTVKVPEFAYVEKYSHVQHIVSKVVGTLRKDVSSIDVLKSMFPAGTVSGAPKPMAMNIIETLEPYKRGPYAGAIGFLSKNSSEFAITIRSAFINGDLLRIQAGAGIVFDSNPEQEYRETEHKMRALKVSLGLG
- a CDS encoding phosphoribosylanthranilate isomerase, yielding MVKVKICGISILSDAVTISALGADMLGFLTDPISPRFVKPEFLKIVKNQVPSPIVSVNVKSNLEEMLVRSANADILQVHRVLNQEELEMITSFQKKVILFVPISEKYLPYLKKAIDFTEMVLLDLERKEDRPNMELISKVLRDYPGLGVGGGITLSNVSSFVALEPGWIDVSRGVESYPGKKNLELVKKLLEVAK
- the trpD gene encoding anthranilate phosphoribosyltransferase, with protein sequence MEAREILRKLTEGISLTEEESRGLADMIMEGSIQESLVAAILVALKMKGETAEEIKGFVKSMREHAIKLDLKDTLDTAGTGGDGFGTINVSTAAALAISNVFPVAKHGNRAASSKSGSADFLETLGYNITVPPERATQLIKRDNFVFLFAQLYHPSMKNVAPVRKLLGIRTIFNLLGPLANPAGSKRQVMGVYSLSIMRKIAQTSAGLGYSKLLILHGEPGLDEVSPQGKTYITEVKGDKMEEMDVDFRDISKKEVPPSRLLVSDSTESAVRVLRACRGKDPDVNHFIRINVAVALYAADVVTDFKEGYEFSEELILKLPEKIESIVKNNGDLSKFMKIKEISYG
- the trpA gene encoding tryptophan synthase subunit alpha; amino-acid sequence: MRRLLVSYATLGYPNREEYLKLVKGLVDAGSDILEIGLLPKYAKYDGPVIRRSYKQVSSWLRDFWGLLEETRRTVNVPIVILTYLEDWLSSLEETLNRLRIIGIDGILFPDLLIDFIDDYEKYVKIIKKSNLNAIIFTSPSVPDPIIHKVSGISDMFLYYGVRPTTGVPLPVSVDSLITRVRTLVNNKLVVGFGLSDVNDMKKALLAGADGIAIGTAYIEEIEKHGVESAISLAKSYRGILDGS
- a CDS encoding TrpB-like pyridoxal phosphate-dependent enzyme, producing the protein MANIEDIIPNYWYNIIPDLPKPLPPPRDPPDAEFSRIDLLRKIMPQEVLRQQFTVERFVTIPKEVREAYFNIGRPTPLVRAKRLEEVLNTPARIYYKYEGATPTGSHKINTAIPQAFFSMKEGINHLVTETGAGQWGTAVALAARMYGLNSTIFMVKVSYEQKPQRRTIMQLYGAKVHSSPTPLTEFGKKVINQNPSHPGSLGIAMSEAIEYAMSNGYKYLVGSVLDVVVLHQSVIGLETMRQLEDIDEEPDVLVGCVGGGSNFGGFTFPFIGSRKGSKYVAVGSYEIPKFSQGAYNYDFPDSAGLLPLVKMITLGRDYVPPPIYSGGLRYHGAAPSLSMLIKEGIVSWKEYNEREIFEAAQMFLQTQGIVPAPESAHAIKAVIDEAREAKAKNEKRVIVFNLSGHGLLDLPNYESMMKRIG